In Chryseobacterium salivictor, the DNA window TAACCACTCACTCGTTTTGGTGGTGATTTCTATTGGATCGACGTCTTCAAAGAAATACTGTATCATATTTTAAAACCAATGTCCCAGAATTATACTGAGAATCCCGTTTTTATTTTTTAATGGTTGACTGTAATTAATTTTTATCTGTCCGAAAGGTGATCTATAACCTGCCGTAAGTCCTGCCGAGGATTCTGATATATGTAAAATATTATCAACCTTGTGGTCATCAAAAAGGTTAGCAAATGAAATATTGGTGTCTATAAAATAGCTTTTTGCCACTCTGAATTGAAGTGTATTTGATGAACTTAGGATGTTTCTGCCAATAACCTCACCGAATTGATAGCCCTGAAAGCTTACTAGATTACCTAAATTTTGTTCAAAAATACCTCCTAAACGATAATTGTAATAGGGACTTAAATTATCACCAATTGTAAATCCACCAACTAACCCAAGACGGTAAGTAAGCCAGGAATTGATGGGAAAATTCAGCTGGGTAGTTATTTTTGCCTGTAACGTCTTCCCATCATCATATTTGTGCAGGATATCTAAAACTTTCCCTTCTACATTCAATAAAAAACCTTTAGTAGGAAAATTTCGGTCATCCTGAGTATCACTTTTAATGAAAGCGTAGGCATTGATGTAATTTTCAGATGCGGTAAAGGTTGAACTTCCAAAGGGTTTAGATTCAAAATAATCATTACTTAGACCTGCACCCACAGCGTATTTATCGCGCCAAATCGATTGAAGAAATATTTCGTTCCGAAACCAGTTCCACTTGTCATAAACATTACCAGTTTCATCGTTTAGATCCATTGATATCCCTGATGCATAAACACCCAATCCCGGAATGTAACCATTGTCAATAAAATAATTAAAATAATACCGCGGCCGGTCACCCACTACAACATCCAGGGAAACGGTTGAATTGCGAAATAGAAGTCTTTTGGCTGTAGCATTAAGCATTAATCCGGTTTTGAAAATTTCATCGTAATGCAGTCCAAAACGTAAAAAGAAGCGTGTGTCATCTTCTGTAACATTTAATTTCAGGAAATTTTTATTATCCTGCTCAACGATATCATAATTGATTAAACGGTAGTTATTTGTCGCATATAATTTATCAATCATTTTGTTGATTCCGCCGTAGGTTTGAAGAGAAGGGACCTTCAGATTCATTTTACCTAAGACATAGTTCTCTTTAAAAATATAACCGTTAAAAAGAATGAGACTATCGATTTTATAGACATTAGAATAGACGGTACTCATGGGTGCGCGCAGCAATTTTTGATCTTTTTTTGGCAGTAATGAAAGGGTCTGCATGTATTTCTGGGCCTCTACGTAACCGGAATCAAGAATGGCTTTTTTGGCATCGTAACTTGTTGCTCCCATCCCTTCCAAATTTGGATGGATATTGATGTCTGTATAATTGTACTGTATTTTTGTTTCTTTCTGAATTCCAAAATCAATCACTTGGTTTAAAATGGATATTGCCGACTGTAAATCTTTTCTACTGGCTAAACCTTGGCTCAAATCTACTCCAATGACGATATCAATCCCTTTCTCTTTTAATGGTTGAGATGGATAATTTATGGTCATTGCTCCATCGATGTAGAGCGAGTCGCCAATTTTTACCGGATCCATTAAAGACGGAAAAGCAGAACTTGCCATAATAGCACTTACCAGATCGCCACTTTCAAAGAGTTTCATATCCCCACTTTCAAGATTCGTGGCCACACACATAAAAGGAATAGGTAACTTAGAGAAATCGGTGATGGTAGAAACGTTTTTAAAGAGTTCTTTTAACAAATAGATATTCTTTTGACCGGTAGAGATCGCTTTTGGCAAAACGTTGATTTTCCCATTTTTTATAGGTACCGTAAGAATGTAATTATCAACCGATTTATTAAAAAAGGTAGTTTCCTGTCTCGTCTTTTCGTTAGCAAGAATCGAGTAAAAGTCTGTGTCCATCACGATTTTTTCGATTTCTTTTCCGGTATAGCCGGAAGCGTATAATCCCCCAACAATTGCGCCCATACTCGTTCCGGAGATGTAATCGACCTTCACGCCTAAAGAATCAAGAACCTTTAAAACACCGATGTGTGCAAATCCTTTAGCTCCTCCTCCAGAAAGAGATAAGCCAATCTTGGGGTGCTTAGGGATGGTAAAACCTTCCTTAATCTGTGCATTTAAAGTAATAGCGAGTAATAAAAACAGAAAACAGATACTACATTTTTTCATTTAATCTTTGATATAAATACGTTTAACTCGTCGGGATATAGACGTTAATACTTCATAAGAAATTGTTTTACAATAGGAGGCAAACTCTTCAAGCGATGGACTGGAGTTAAAGATAATAACTTCTTCACCTTCTTTCGCTACAAAATCTCCTAAATCAATCATCATCATATCCATACAGACATTCCCGACAATCGGGAAAAGATTCTTTCTAATTCCTACAAAACCGGCATTATTTCCTACCAATCTTGGGATTCCATCTGCATAACCAACGGGAATTGTTGCGATATTGGTATTCTCCAATGCTTTAAATTTTCGGTTATAACCGACCGATTCACCTTTATTTACAGTTGATATTTGTGAAATTACCGTCTTAAAGGTAACTGCACTTTTCAGTTGTTTTTTAATTTCAGGATGGGCGGAAACTCCCACCATTCCAATACCAATCCTAACCATATCAAATTGATAATCAGAGAAATTGACGATTCCTGAAGTGTTAAGAATATGTCTAATTGGCTGATCATTAATCCCTTGAATAAGTGCCAGTGAATTTTCATTAAAGATATGAATTTGTGCTAAAGTATATTCCTTTTCCTGATCATCATCAGATGAAGATAAATGACTGAAAATAGATTTTACTTTAACGTTCATAGAGTTCAACTTTTCAATGAGCATACTCAGTTCATCTTTCTTAAAACCAAGACGGTGCATTCCAGTTTCTAACTTGATATGAATAGGATATCGATGTTGAATTCCTTTCTGAATAAGCTTTTCATTAAACAGTTCGAGCACCCGAAAACTATAAATTTCCGGTTCCAGATTATAATCGATGATGATATTGTAACTGTGCTGTTCCGGATTCATTACCATAATCGGCGTTGTAATACCGTTTTTTCGTAAATCTACGCCTTCATCTGCATAAGCCACGCCTAAATAATCAATGTGATGGTGCTGCAGAAATTCCGCAATTTCGTAACCGCCTAAACCGTAAGAATACGCTTTTACCATCGCCATCATTTTGGTTTCAGGTTTCAGTAATGCTTTATGAACATTAATGTTATGGAGGATCGAATTTAAATTTACTTCTAACACGGTATCGTGTTTCTGTAACTCAAGATAAGATTTTACTTTATCGATTTCAAACTTCCGTGCACCTTTCAGTAAAATTAAATGATTTTCTATTTGGTTAAGATATACGTTGTCAATAAGTTCTGCCGTGTTACTGAAAGTAAAAGTTTTAGCATCAAACAATCTTTCCAGTTTAGTGATTTCGTTTCCGATGAGAAAGACGGACTTAAAATGTTGCTCATTGGTTAGAGCAGCGACTTCCTGATATAGCTGGTCTGCATTTTTACCTTCCACAAAATCGGTCAGGATTAAAACTTTATTCGGTTTATTATATTCGTTAATATGCTGAAATGCAATTTTTAAAGAATCTAAATCAAGATTGAATGAATCATTGATAATGAGATTATTCCTAATTCCATTCACGCTTTCCAGGCGCATTTCAACCGATTTCAAAGAATTCAGTTTCTCTACAATTTTGGAGTTATCAAAACCAAACTCTTTCAAAACTGAAATCACACACAACACATTGCTTATCGTAGCTTCATCTCTTTGGTTAACAGGAACAGAAAATTCTTCTTCAAAATATTGAATGAAGACCTCTTGCGATCTGTTTTTCCAATCATTTTTGATAAAGACCTTATTGCGGTTTTTAAAACCAAATGATATTAATTTTTTACTTGAATACCGCTCAGTTATTTTATTATAAACCAATTCATTATCTCCATTAAAAATGATCGTTTCTGAATTTTCAAATAATCTAATTTTTTCATCAATAAGATCTTCAGCAGAGTCAAAATTTGAAGAATGTGCAGAACCGATATGGGTAAGAACGCCGATTTGTGGCGGGAAAATATCTTCAAGAATTTTCATCTCCGCATGTTTTGAAATTCCAACTTCGAAAATTCCTAACTGATGTTTTTTATTAATTTCAAGCAAAGAGAGCGGAAGACCCAGCTGTGAATTGAAACTCTTCGGACTTTTTACGGTCGCATAATCATGAAATAACGATTGATATAGCCATTCTTTAACAATAGTTTTACCGTTACTACCCGTAATTCCGACTGTTTTTAGGTAAAATTGTTTCAGATGATATTTCGCAATTTTTTGGAGAAATTGTATGGAGTTATCAACAATGATCCAGGTGATATTTTTATAGTCGGAATAATAATGTTCAGAGATGATGATGTCGATTCCTTTTTCAATGGCTGACTGAATATATTTTTCGCCGGAATTTTTTGAAGTATTGATCGCAAGAAAAGCAGTATCATTCACGGAAAATAATGTTCTGCTGTCGTAGGCTATATTTTTGAGGTGTAGATTTTCATCACCAATTAATTGGGATCCTGTAATTTCTGCAATTTGTCTGGTCGTGTAATTCATTTTTTTTCGTTGTTCAGAAACTCTTCATTGAAAACTTTTCTGCTGACGGCTTCATAACTTTCAGTTTCACCCAACTGCACCAGATCTGTATTGGTGGAGGTTCTCATAGAATGGTTGGCGAGATTTCCGGTTCGTTTACAGATGGCGTGTACTTTCGTAACATATTCTGCGGTCGCCATTAAGTTCGGTATAGGACCAAATGGTCTGCCCATAAAATCCATATCCAAACCGGCGATAACTACCCGTATTCCGCTGTTCGCCAGTTTGTTGGCAACTTCTACAATACTTTCATCGAAGAATTGTGCTTCATCAATTCCCACCACATCGCAGTTAGAACCTAGTAATAAAATCTCGCTCGGACTTTCTACAGGAGTGCTGCGGATTTTATTCTGATTATGAGAAACCACGTCTTCATCTGCATATCTTGTGTCCAGCTTTGGTTTAAAGATTTCCACGTTTTGTCCTGCCATTTCTGCACGTCGCAACCGCCGGATTAACTCTTCAGTTTTTCCCGAAAACATCGAGCCGCAGATAACTTCCATCCAGCCGCTTTGTTTTGCGTGATTTATTGTATTTTCTAAAAACATTTGTTAATTTAGCCGTAAGATTTAAAAGCCCAAAATTACGGAAATTTAATAAGATTCTGATATGCAAAGTCTCCAAGATATATACGATAAAATTTTTTTTGAAACCAAAACAATCCTCGAAACACTCTGTAAAATTAATTCAAAAGATGAACTTCTGGCAAAACAGGATTTATTTACCGAAGTGACAGACAGAATTGCTTTTTTAAGAATTTTAGAAAAAAATGAAGACAGCTTTGCCCGCATTTTATCTGGTGAAAATACCGATAATCAATTTATTAATGATCATGTAACGATCGATGAATCACCTGAACACACCGGATTTAATGAAAATGATTTTGCAGACGATCATATTGAAGAAGAAGTAAAATTCACCAATGAGTTGAATGATTTTGAAGATGAAATTGAGACCGAAGAAAAAACGGTCCATAATTCTTGGGATACTGAAGGTTGGGAAAAACCAAATGATGGAATTCAAACAGATTTTATTTCAGAACTGGATTTAGGAAATGATGAAGAAATCCCTTTAATTATTGAACAGCAGGAAGCTCATTATGCAGAGAGAGTTGCGCAGAAAGAAAGAGAGTTGGAAGAATTGGAGGAGCGAAGAAGAAAAATCGTGCAGTTCAGTAAACACGAATCTTTGGTTGAAAACACCACTGAAATTCCTGAAGATAAAGGAGAAAGTGCACACCAACAAGCTGAGAAAAAATTTAAGCTCGCAAATATCAAAGGCCTGAAAATGGTGCAGCAATTATTTGATATCGATTCTTTGGAAGAGCAAATGCCAGCGAAAGAGCGCAAGGATGAAGGCAGTTTATTGAAATCTAATATTAAAACAGATTTTATGCAGGCGGAAAGAAAAAAAACGGAATTCAAACTCGACCTTAATGATAAAGTAGCATTCGCCAAGAGTTTATTTGCCGGAAATGAGGAGGAACTAAAGGAAACCATCGAAAAACTAAACAGCTTCAATACTTTGGAAGAAGCTAAACAATATCTGAGCGAAATTTATTACCGAAAAGACTGGAGTAAAGTTGACGAATACGCACAACGACTTTGGAATCTGGTAGAAAATAAATTTATGTAAGCCCTGAAACTTTGAATATGATAAGAAATATAGCAGATTTCCAAAATGTCTTTTTCATAGGCGTTGCGGGAGTCGGAATGAGCGCCATTGCTCAATATCTAAAAGGAATTGGAAAAGAAGTTTCCGGAAGCGACCGCTATTTTCATCCCGGCGAATACAACAAAACCAAGGAACAGTTAGAAGCCGAAGGAATAAGATGTTATTTTCAGGACGGAACCGGAATCACTGAAAAAACCGATTTAATCGTAGTTTCCACCGCCATTGAAGATACCGTTTACGAAGTTCAGAAAGCCAGAGAACTCGGAATTCAAATTATTAAAAGAAGCGAACTGTTATCGGTTATAGCTGAAAGTAAAAAAACAATTGCTGTTGCCGGAACTTCAGGGAAATCGACCACTTCGGCG includes these proteins:
- a CDS encoding patatin-like phospholipase family protein: MKKCSICFLFLLLAITLNAQIKEGFTIPKHPKIGLSLSGGGAKGFAHIGVLKVLDSLGVKVDYISGTSMGAIVGGLYASGYTGKEIEKIVMDTDFYSILANEKTRQETTFFNKSVDNYILTVPIKNGKINVLPKAISTGQKNIYLLKELFKNVSTITDFSKLPIPFMCVATNLESGDMKLFESGDLVSAIMASSAFPSLMDPVKIGDSLYIDGAMTINYPSQPLKEKGIDIVIGVDLSQGLASRKDLQSAISILNQVIDFGIQKETKIQYNYTDINIHPNLEGMGATSYDAKKAILDSGYVEAQKYMQTLSLLPKKDQKLLRAPMSTVYSNVYKIDSLILFNGYIFKENYVLGKMNLKVPSLQTYGGINKMIDKLYATNNYRLINYDIVEQDNKNFLKLNVTEDDTRFFLRFGLHYDEIFKTGLMLNATAKRLLFRNSTVSLDVVVGDRPRYYFNYFIDNGYIPGLGVYASGISMDLNDETGNVYDKWNWFRNEIFLQSIWRDKYAVGAGLSNDYFESKPFGSSTFTASENYINAYAFIKSDTQDDRNFPTKGFLLNVEGKVLDILHKYDDGKTLQAKITTQLNFPINSWLTYRLGLVGGFTIGDNLSPYYNYRLGGIFEQNLGNLVSFQGYQFGEVIGRNILSSSNTLQFRVAKSYFIDTNISFANLFDDHKVDNILHISESSAGLTAGYRSPFGQIKINYSQPLKNKNGILSIILGHWF
- a CDS encoding bifunctional UDP-N-acetylmuramoyl-tripeptide:D-alanyl-D-alanine ligase/alanine racemase codes for the protein MNYTTRQIAEITGSQLIGDENLHLKNIAYDSRTLFSVNDTAFLAINTSKNSGEKYIQSAIEKGIDIIISEHYYSDYKNITWIIVDNSIQFLQKIAKYHLKQFYLKTVGITGSNGKTIVKEWLYQSLFHDYATVKSPKSFNSQLGLPLSLLEINKKHQLGIFEVGISKHAEMKILEDIFPPQIGVLTHIGSAHSSNFDSAEDLIDEKIRLFENSETIIFNGDNELVYNKITERYSSKKLISFGFKNRNKVFIKNDWKNRSQEVFIQYFEEEFSVPVNQRDEATISNVLCVISVLKEFGFDNSKIVEKLNSLKSVEMRLESVNGIRNNLIINDSFNLDLDSLKIAFQHINEYNKPNKVLILTDFVEGKNADQLYQEVAALTNEQHFKSVFLIGNEITKLERLFDAKTFTFSNTAELIDNVYLNQIENHLILLKGARKFEIDKVKSYLELQKHDTVLEVNLNSILHNINVHKALLKPETKMMAMVKAYSYGLGGYEIAEFLQHHHIDYLGVAYADEGVDLRKNGITTPIMVMNPEQHSYNIIIDYNLEPEIYSFRVLELFNEKLIQKGIQHRYPIHIKLETGMHRLGFKKDELSMLIEKLNSMNVKVKSIFSHLSSSDDDQEKEYTLAQIHIFNENSLALIQGINDQPIRHILNTSGIVNFSDYQFDMVRIGIGMVGVSAHPEIKKQLKSAVTFKTVISQISTVNKGESVGYNRKFKALENTNIATIPVGYADGIPRLVGNNAGFVGIRKNLFPIVGNVCMDMMMIDLGDFVAKEGEEVIIFNSSPSLEEFASYCKTISYEVLTSISRRVKRIYIKD
- a CDS encoding thymidine kinase, whose translation is MFLENTINHAKQSGWMEVICGSMFSGKTEELIRRLRRAEMAGQNVEIFKPKLDTRYADEDVVSHNQNKIRSTPVESPSEILLLGSNCDVVGIDEAQFFDESIVEVANKLANSGIRVVIAGLDMDFMGRPFGPIPNLMATAEYVTKVHAICKRTGNLANHSMRTSTNTDLVQLGETESYEAVSRKVFNEEFLNNEKK